One stretch of Arachis duranensis cultivar V14167 chromosome 1, aradu.V14167.gnm2.J7QH, whole genome shotgun sequence DNA includes these proteins:
- the LOC107492095 gene encoding uncharacterized protein LOC107492095, translating into MQSYALIQGQCYVKNRFLTVLYDSGSSHSFISLTVARELGLDFSELNFDLIVHTPTSQNALTSLVCLQVQFTIRNRIFIHDLICLPLHGLEVILRLDWLSKYHVFLDCFERNAVIPSNSLNTIPFLSHTLYLNSVRVTLNGSDCEGYVLLATSSNDSELSLEQIQVVKEFPYVFLDDIPEFPPQREIEFSIDLVPGTRSISIAPYWMSPVELAELKKQLDELLGKKFIRPSESPWGAPVLLVKKKDGGMRLCIDY; encoded by the coding sequence ATGCAATCATATGCCCTGATCCAAGGTCAGTGTTATGTCAAAAATCGATTTCTAACTGTATTGTATGATTCGGGTTCATCGCACTCCTTTATTTCTCTAACTGTTGCTCGTGAGTTGGGACTAGATTTCTCTGAGTTAAActttgatctaattgttcatacACCCACATCCCAAAATGCTTTGACTAGTTTAGTGTGCCTGCAAGTACAATTTACTATTAGGAATAGAATTTTCATACATGATCTAATTTGTTTGCCTTTacatggtttagaagttatccTTAGATTAGATTGGTTATCTAAATATCATGTTTTCCTTGATTGCTTTGAGAGGAATGCTGTTATTCCATCTAATAGTTTAAATACTATACCATTTTTGTCCCATACTTTATATTTAAATTCCGTAAGAGTTACCTTAAACGGGAGTGATTGTGAGGGGTACGTTCTGTTAGCGACTAGCTCAAATGACAGTGAATTAAGCCTAGAACAGATCCAAGTGGTGAAGGAATTTCCTTATGTTTTTTTGGATGACATACCTGAGTTTCCTCCTCAACGAGAGATAGAATTCAGCATTGATCTAGTACCTGGAACCAGATCAATTTCTATAGCACCGTACTGGATGTCACCAGTAGAACTTGCAGAGCTAAAAAAGCAGTTGGATGAGCTACTTGGAAAGAAGTTTATTCGTCCCAGTGAATCACCTTGGGGAGCTCCGGTattactggtaaagaagaaggatggtggAATGAGGCTATGTATAGATTATTGA